attattttgtgATATACATTTTCagtattttttacataaatgtACAGTAGAGTTATTCCTAGTTTATCATCTAATGAACACTAACCATAAGGTTGTTTTCCAGGCATAGGACTAGGTTGGGGCATGGAATCACCCTGACCTCTATTTGTCAAAGATGGAAATTCCGAAAGATCTAATAGAGGGGGTGTACTTGTatctccacctccaccactTCCAAACACAGAATGGAAATTATTAATCGCACCTTGAGATCCGTAGTTGCGACTTGGAGGTATACCAAAACTGCCCATACTACCCATTGGATTTGAGGTTCTGTAAAGTAACACTTATATACTATCtgcatattaaaaatataaatattttcacttttaatACACtacaaatttgaaatttgaaatttgaaatttgaaatacataagtatttgaaatgattaatacagaatataatttcttttttctatttgttctctgatcaaagtatttattggtattatcagTAGAAGAAcgctatgaaatattttttatacagacAGAAGACATGAGATATTACCAAAAAATAAATCAGttataatagtgatatatcaattaatacatttattttatttttataatctgtCAGTAAACTTACCCAAGAGCAGGCATTGTACGTCTATCTGTGAAAGCCCTTTGTCCAAACAGCCCTCTGCTACTCATAGGAGAGAGCTGTTGTTGTTGGGATTGATGATTGGTCTGCGTGCTTCCTGATCCTGATGCACTAGGATAAACGTTGGTAACCACTACCACAGAGTTCGCTGTGCTTGAGGTACTTGCAGATGAGCCTGAGAACATGCCCGATGTGGGCGTGACATGACCCGCAAGGGTCGATGAATTTAAGCCCCCCCCACCACCCGCGCGCGAAGTAAGGCTTGTATTCGCAATACTGCGTGGAGGCTGCTCAAAATTCAGGTTGGCCATAGCCCAGTGGCTCCAATATATAATACCTGCCAGGGCACACCAACACACTTTTGTTTTATGTCAATTACCACAACCACTTTGTTTGTATACTGTGACACACAAGTTGTGCAATTGCATGGGATCCATGAAGATCCATGACAATATCTCGTTGTAATAACCTGTAATAATGAAGCAAAGACTAAaacatattaattacaaaCTGTTTATTATAGCTTAATatgagaaataatgataaagattgaaatatcaatatgtttattgatgaatgtaatttttctcattcattGATCTGTTTTTATCCAGTATGTAACGCATACAAGGAATCATTCACATAATGTTTTAatgaatacataaaatattattttaaaaatattccacaTCTTCAgcgtatttataataacaaagatttgaatattttgaaaaatattctggAATTATTCGTTTTAATAGTATCAAGTCAAGATTTCGTTGACAAGCACAAAGAAATAAGCAGGTTATAATCCATGCAATATGAAAATgtgagaataatgaaaaagactTTGAGACTGTTACCTGTTGTACTTAATCTGATTGTATGTCACTGAGGGCAGAATACAATCAAATTCATAATAAACAAAGTAGATGaacgtaaggaaaaaaaacacaaaaactTCGATGTTGACTTGGAATGAATGTGATacgaagatattattatagtcagtttttttcacaaaaaagAGACTTTCACATGGACGGGACCAGAAAATTCACGACTTTGTACACATCACAGCACTCTTTAGTAATAGATTACTGTTTTGTCAATTAGTTTCACAGCTTAAACAACACTAGATACACGAATTTCtgccatattaataatttctacaaACGTGTTCAAATCAgcaaataatgtttattttgtaaaaattcatatataggACGAGTAAATTccaattattttactttaaccgaataataacaaattaataacatattccaatttcaattattacttCTCCATATGCtaatctaaaaagaaaataaatggttTTACATTTGACTAACAATTGTTGAAATTTCTAGGGTTATTTCTCTACATGAAATTTCTGTATGCGTAGAATAATGTACAAAGAAATCATGTGTTTAAATCAAAGACCAAAAAATTGAAAGTTATCCAATCATTCTTATGCTTACGATTTGTTTTTTGTAACTAAAAAATGACTTTTAGAACTCTTCaccaataataagattatgttgtattcttttttgaaaatatactcTCGAATAATACTCTTTCCAAAATAGTGCTTTATCTagctttattttttcataatatttctattggtTAATAGTAATTCATGTTTCTCCCGGTAAGCGGCCATATTAGTTCTagattaatttaacaaaagtGAGTGTTCCGTGCGTGGAATGAAATTATCACCGTCGTGTATCAAATTGAGTGTGCACCGTATTAAGCAAGGTTACATTGTTACAAATGACAGTGGCACTTGATCAAATGCGAATACGACCGAGAAGTCATGTGAACGAAATGCATGGAAATATTAGGACGAATACGTCTTGTTGATCTCTATTAGTGCGTACAAGTACATCTTATTTGTGACACTTTATGAATGTGGTCAAAGCAAAAGATCATCTTGCGGGGGGTCTTGGCTGGGATTACCAAAATCTGACTAGACCAAAAAGCCGCCTTACTGAGAAGGTATccacttatattatttttctctctattcttttcatacaataaatatctatttccAATATTAATGAAGTATCCACATTTTTGCgaaaatctatatttatttcctatgtatttatatttttgtattaatataagCATATATTAAGTATTGCcataaagaatatatgtaCAAAAGACTTTGTCaacatttgtaataaattatatgtgcatatatcaatgtatactatcaatatttttatatgaaaatcttatattttctaGCTTTTTATATCAAGACTGCCAATCTAAGACTGAATTACTGATGCATGggataattatctttaatgtCGAGTACGGACAGCATCAATGGGAAactgtttttcttgtttcaaGGTGCCACTTCCACCAGTCGCTACGGAACAATCAATTGTATTGGAGCATAAAGACGGTAGCTTCttcataatgtaaaaataaaattgacataatttgataaataactattctatgaatttattttaatacagaAACAATGGAACTAAGAGGATTATTCCCAAATTCTTGCCAACAAACTGGTCCACTCGTGCCTGCAGAAACACATGTCAATGGAAACAAGAAATCATTAAATACTGTACCTATGCTTAATAATGTAGGGTCAGACAACTGTGGATCCATGCCTAGTATACAAAATAACTTACGTTTGTCTCGAGGATTTTATGCACGATTACCTCCACTAGGTCGTTCAGGCACTTCTTCAGGTCTTAACTTAACCACAGAATTTAAACAGCAACGAGAACCGTCAGAAAGCAAATTGAATGGATTGTTTGACCAATATaaggtatatttataaaacctatgaaaatataaggttctatatttaatttatttcaaatcatttgtttcttttaaaggaTTTACATGAGGATGTAATATTAGCTGATGGAATAGAAAGGCTTTGCAATGATTTGCAACTATTCCCAGATGAATTTAAAGTACTTGTTCTAGCTTGGAAATTAAATGCTGAACAAATGTGCCAATTTACACGTCAAGAATTTATAACAGGGTTGAAAGCTATGCGTGTTGACAGTATACGTGGTATTCAGGCAAGATTACCTGAAATTGTGCAAGAGTTAACAGTCAATAGTGATTTATTTAAGGATCTCTATCGATTCACATTCCGCTTTGGTTTGGATGTTACCTCTGGTCAACGAATACTGCCAGCTGATATGGCTATTGTCCTTTGGCGACTTGTTTTTACAATTCGAGAACCTCCACTTTTAACAAGATGGTTAAAATTTCTTGAATGTCATCATGTTCGAGGTATACCTAGAGACACTTGGAATATGTTTCTAAATTTTGCTGAAAGCATTGGAGATGATCTTGGTGCTTATGATGATGCAGAAGCATGGCCAAGTTTATTTGATGATTTTGTAGAATATGAAAATGATCAAATGAACCAAAACATTACTAAAGATGACATAATGAAGGATGCTTCTATTGATAAGGCTTAAAATATCTGCttagaaaaaacatttattgaattaaaatacaGTCATATATTTGGCTTTTGAATAGAATCTTCTAAAATGACTTaacgatatagatatatgtgaaGAAATGTAGGATAACATTgtgatatttatgaatatttttaatcagtGAATTAGTGAAATGActaaattatacattttttattcaaaagtGACATTACATTTCCAAATATGAATGGTGTATTTtaagttatatattaatttattagtaaAGGGTTGTGAATTTTATACACagaaaattaaacgataaattctttatttgttGACAAATTCATGTCAAAAAACATGgtgtaaagtaaaaataacatacaATACTCCTTGTAAGAATatagtaatttttaaaaatctgtATATTACAGAATCGTAACATTACAGTTtgcaagaataattatatgttgaggtatcattttttatgagatattttattgacaatgataaaggataatatgtattgttaaaattgcattttgttacatatttttgtattgtaaTACCAAAATTTGCATTtcaaatatctttaaataataatctataatggtttataatatgatatctcttttaatagggcacatataaataaattgaaaatatttgacgAAAATGGAAAGcattaatatatagtatataagattaattaattgagtataaaagtataatatgtTTGTGACAAAAGCAAAAATTACAAcggttataaaaatatctaaagtACATTTTgattagatattttatcaaagtaattctaaattataataattcataaatattcgataaatatttggCAATTATTCTCTTACAAATGATTTTCAACTTCGttataaatacaaagaaaattatatgatgcaatcaaattaaaaaactatatatataaaatgtagttttccaattatataattatacactTAAATGCTGTATAtacaagaaaattaaaaataatgtgaaattattagataatCTACATGCGccaaattcaaattattatagaataaataaatttagagaataaacaaatttatagtaattatgaaaaataaagaagattctGTTCAAAGGACTTTTTGCATAAAAgagtttttaataaatctctcAATCTAAATTTGTGATACAGTGTGTACAAGTCTATACAATCTTggattcattaatatttcctACTGATAAAAGAGAGCAAATGTAAAGAAgtaaagtattttatattaaacataGATTCCAAAATTTGTCTGgttaaacataatatattttattagactAGAATGTATAATGTAACCCTATGCAAGACATTCGCATGTATTCTAGTATAACACATGTCCATTATGAATTGtggtttttaataattatttctagaGATTCATATAATGGAACATAAAGGATTATTAAATCAGGTTCCTAtttagtttttatattttttaatgcacTTACAGCAgtactaaagaaaaaatatttactttttattattgttgtaaatcTCTCATTAACTAACAAGATCTAATGAAACAAATATTctaatacaaattaatatgatttttatgatatattatgaatatgtAATATCTGACTATATGCCTCACAATGTATCATGTCAGTTTAAAAAATTctacaaaaatttataaattattaaagaaacatttcttgctttatttaatataaaattgtgatatatattcatattaaaatcaattttacggAAAACAGaactttctttaaaattatggTTATCTAAAAGGTTAATTTTTTGCAATGTACTTTCTTAATACTATGCTTTAACATATTCACCGTCCTTTTGTCCACAGTACCTGATACAGGTACAATATATGAATACACCTAATATATACAGGGATTAATGTTGAATATAAAGCAAAGCTTACACAGAGatacataaacataattacatgttatgaaaaaataattgcaaaaaTGAAAGTATAGCTTTATAATTCAGAGAAAAtaactatttaaaaaataaactatatCAAGAACTAGGATTAATAGgtccttttttcatattatgaaGCATTGAAATAATATGTCTGAAAAATAACATTGCCTTGTAACCTatctaaattattatcgatcattattaCCATTGCTATCATAAATGAGAAAGGTTCCTTTTTTAGAATCTCTGTGTAAGTTACACTTAATTTATAtgagaattatattaatacatatgaaCGTATTGCTTAATCTTAACAGACgcacatatattattaacaatatactattaaaataatttaaacttAAGCTTCAACTTGCTTGACTAAGGAATAATTCTATTTCGTATCTAATGatcgcatatatataatttttatttcttttaatgctTCCACTAAACTGTCCTAAAATATCCTaagattaaatagaattattttgattgtgataattttaaatcaaattgaGTCACATTTTATAGAAACGTTGTCATTACAAAAAATAGGtgtgataattaaataaagagtCAAATGATAGTTATAAGTAAGATTCAAACATTGGTATGATAGACTATTTATAATGACAGATGTACATTTCTAATAAGtcgtaataaattcattttaattctacAAAAAGTATATTTGAAAACAATGCATGAAAAACAatgttttaattctttaaattcTTCCTTACGTAAAAAtcaagattttatataatcacAAAGAAGCTTTCAtctaattttatcatattttattgataattatgtGTTGATATTGCACTAGATATTGtacatttatatcaattaacaAAGTGTATTTTATGTTGATAAATAGTTTAatacattgattttaatactttgataatagtttaatacataataatagaatGTAATTGGTGATATATAAGGGtacataatgataaataaattcagcattataataaaaaatattgttttctaaaagatatatatataaggggttttatttatattattaatttgtatttattaagctatacttataaaaagaaaaatattttaatgatcaaACTATACTATTCTATaatatactttaaaatatatattaattgcatttttttatgaaaaatgcaatgaatataaattacttataatgtttaaaaaattgattgtGCTTGTATAATATGAACAGATTATATGCTTTCTGATACAAGAAATTAGTTTTGTTTATTACAATATGCACTTTATCAAATGCTTTAATACTTATacagtattaaaataaattttaaatgattataaataagtaaatgaattttattcatacatatttaatttaaaaaataatgcatTGAAAAACTACGAATTAAAGGCTtccaaatttttaattatgaaaaggtaaaaaaacgtaataatttcattcgtctttctgtctattatatatatagttacaaCATTTGATGCACCTAAAACACTTTAGATGCATCTAGCGAAATCTTGCATCGACATGTAGCGCTACGGCACAGCAGACGATGCTGATTGGTCGATATCGGAAATAGACACCAATTATATACAGCGTTCGTTGAAGACAAGATGATGCTGTTGCATCCCTACATAGTACACAACCAATCGTAAGCGGTGAATCTTGCTTTCATACGCTATAgttttgtatttatatgtgaTCTGTAGTACAAAGCTACGAGAGAGTGGAGTGAGTAGAGTGAGTAGAGTGAGTAGAGTAGTCGAGTAGTCGAGTAGTCAAATATCATTCAGTTAACAAAGCGCTTATTGAGAGATTCtctaaatttctattaaactTCGGAGAACAGTGTAAAACGACcaagtatgtatatttattatttttcacagaaaataatagataatatagatataaataataactgtaacgcATCGTTATTTACGCGTGAGAATGTTTATTTTCTTGGTACGGAACGTCTGCTTTATACTTAACAGTTTCACGCAAGGAAAACTTCATGTACGCCTTTCGCCATTTTGTTTATTCGGCCTGCTTTTGGAGGGAAACCAAAAACGACTTTTAGTTGATTAAAATTAgttattcatatacatattatcgtaattctaCTTGTGTATGtgtcataattaattatgagTCATATATTGATGCAATCATATATTTGAGTGAAGACGATTGattctactttattttttcgacTAACGCCATTTGTCAACAACGGGGTATATTGACcccacatatatacatatctaattattgtgaaatgaataatataataatattccgtAAGTTTAGTAAAACATGGCTCGTACAAAGCAAACTGCTCGTAAATCTACTGGAGGAAAGGCACCCAGAAAACAACTTGCAACAAAAGCAGCTCGTAAAAGTGCACCTTCTACTGGAGGTGTAAAAAAACCACATCGTTACAGGTATGAATAAAGAAGTATTATAAAGTGCTCTATATATTGATTAACATTATAATGTACGAGCAacatgtaattattttcttatttttgtatttaataacTTTGTTCTATTTTAGACCTGGAACTGTAGCTCTTAGAGAAATCAGAAGATATCAAAAATCTACCGAGTTGCTGATAAGAAAATTGCCATTTCAACGATTGGTTCGTGAAATTGCACAAGATTTTAAAACTGATTTGCGTTTCCAAAGTGCGGCTATTGGTGCCTTACAAGAAGCTTCGGAAGCATATTTGGTCGGATTATTTGAAGATACAAATTTATGTGCTATTCATGCCAAACGTGTTACTATCATGCCAAAAGATATTCAATTGGCACGAAGAATTCGTGGCGAACGTGCTTAAATTACAAACAActtgcaatttttatttcaattcattttattatcatgtCCTGGGACATTATCTTACaaagtaattaaatacatTGCAATTCAGTTCTTCCCACAAATATTCACTAGAGTCTACACTGCCAAGCACTATAAGTAGTATAAATGGGGAAATATAATCTAGGTTTGTCTGTTCTATTACatgaattattgaaaaatatttaaatttcaataacagACAATTAACTTCTCCAATTATGGTATGTGAACATGATTATAGTGGATTAGTATTTGTAATCAAACTTATATCATTACACACGAGCAATAAATGATAGAAAACATTTTGATATGTAGAAGATCAAGATTAGgatgatagaaaatttatatttttacaatcttACAAGATTTGTcatgttaatttaattttcatacaTTTGATGCGTTGGAAGAAACATAAATTTATGTTTGGAAAGTATCTTactatttcattgaaatattagattaaaaaattttgtaagtataatatttcgtTAGTAAGCAATATTGTTACGTAAGAAAATTTCGATTTGCATTtacatttcataaatattagtttaataataataataataataataataataatagtaataataataataataataataataataataataataataataataataataataataataataataaaattagtgaGTATTTCTTAGtgttttattatggttaactGTCATGATTATAgacatttataatttcatgTAATTACAagcataaaaatttaaataaataacctATTAGtgcataaaaaaattattacatttaggcataaaacttattttttacatttatttcatataaattatgatttgatattttcatatttacataatttctttttcctttaaatgaaaaagaaatatcttaaattaagaaacaaatttttttacagtTTTTTTAGCGATGAGTAATGTCATAACATAATgcattatatgtatttctttaaCATGTGTCatcattttttgaaaaaagcaAATGATACAATCTTGAATGTATTCCGTTTAATACATTCATTGCGCAATATCTATGATGAAATCAAGGGGTAATGTACGCAGATTTCTCCTACACATTAAAAGATCGGCGGCGATACAAGCAACAGGGGTAGCTTCCGATTGGAAACTAACTgctaattaagaaaaaagtaaatcctgtatttactttctttttccgcccttttttctttgcttcactcgatttcatttatttcgataaaaaaaattataatttaaaacataacgtagaagtaaaaaaaaaagattcttatcttttctagAATCATCATAGTCGTAGTTAGTAAGTAAGAAAGTAAGAGTAACATGTCGAACCAGAGACGCGTATGTGGTTAATAAATCGTCACAGGCTCACAGCTTTGTATTTTCTAAACGTAGGAGGGTAAGCCAATCGGGTAGCTCGTATCACAAGACAAAATTCGTCGTCCAACGTCCGATTGGATGGTACGTACCGCGGGCTTACGTGCCTCTCGCAATTTAATTTCTAGGGGGTAGGGACAAGGGAGCCCGTGACTCGGAGAGCGTCCACTGCCATCGAAGTACAAGGAAGCGGATAGCGTTGGCTCTCAGCTTCTTGCGTAAATTTTCCTTCTAGGGGTAAGTAAAAGcttttcaattgatttttacGAAGTGTCAGAACGTATTCGTGTTTTCGCGCGATAATGTCATACTATCGATTATGTCGAAAGACATCccgaagataaagaaaaaaattttaattctcgACTGCACTAACAAGAAGCCTATCGCAAGAGCTTGCCTCCATTTTGCGATTGACGTTTCGTAGTAGGAATCGTTCACGAGCCTGACTGGTACGCCAACTAATtcttgcctctctctctctctttctctttctctctctttctctttctctctcttgattttctttctttctcttcatttcgaTCACTTTAGTcttattaacattttcaatGGTCGATGTGTTTAAACTTTTTCACTGACAATCTTTTTTCGTCAGTTTTCTCGCGATCATATTCTCGAagatttttttcgatcgacAGCGCGTGGGCTTTTCCACGCTAAACCAAGCGAGGGACGAAAGTTCATCCATTGCGCAACGCAGAGTTCCTCCGTGCGTGCTTCCTCGGAGCGCGCACGGTAACGGATCCTACCCCCACCAAACATGAAACCCCACCACTACgacaatttcttttcctctgaTCTTCCCCCACCATCTATTGACTCTATCGCTTTTCAGTTTATACCAGTTTCTACTCGCAACTGTTTGTTATGTTTCGCTGACTATTTTTGTGATCTTTAATCATTACCGTCAATTATCGTGGTTTCAACTTTTGTCTATTGTTTTAAATTCTGCTCACACAACATTACTCTccaatcttttcatttttattttttgtttaataatttagagatttttttctttgaaaacatttttatactttatattatactgCTTCTATATGTTGGATTTAATTGCAGTtgtgtattataaattaatataatcatgaatgtgtgaaaattgaaaaaataggataataaaaagtacacaagaagaaaagagaagttgTTTTGGGTGTGTCatgaaatatgataatttttcatagttattttttaataatacgtgATTGTTCTTCCAGATTAAACCATGGCACGTACAAAGCAAACAGCCCGTAAATCAACTGGTGGGAAAGCTCCCCGCAAACAATTAGCTACAAAAGCAGCCCGTAAAAGTGCACCTTCCACAGGAGGTGTTAAAAAGCCTCACCGTTAtaggtataaataaaaattcgattatatataacacacacgcaagtatacatttaaaaaattattaaaggaattacatttgtttattttaggCCGGGTACAGTTGCTCTTCGAGAAATCAGAAGATATCAGAAATCTACTGAGTTGTTAATTAGAAAACTACCATTCCAGAGATTAGTCCGTGAAATTGCACAGGATTTCAAAACTGATTTACGTTTTCAAAGTGCAGCTATAGGTGCTTTGCAAGAAGCGTCTGAAGCTTATTTGGTTGGATTATTTGAAGATACAAATTTGTGCGCTATTCATGCTAAACGTGTTACTATTATGCCGAAGGACATCCAATTGGCTCGACGAATTCGTGGCGAACGGGCTTAAATAATAACGTGTATTTCCCATACATACTGTTTATtactactgctattattattattgttcgtaatTATTGTGGATGATATCTTTTCATTCCAAGATATGTGTTATGTTGTATTTCACAAAAGCATAGAAACTATAAGACACCCTTACGCGTGcgtacaatttttaatataattaagtaaAAGGTTAGATAAAAAATAGTATCTTTTTGAATATTAAGAAACATTTGGAAATTGATTTTACTTATATGcacgaaatattttaaaatatgtaGTTTTAATATCTGATTTCAGAAGAATTATCAATACTttaaaaacgtttataaaatattaaaaaataggaGTAATTGATATACTGAGAAATGATTGCTGAAAGATTTACTATATGAATAAGCagttaaaagtaaataaatattgttaattctttTGAATTTACAGAGCAAAAGGTTAGGGCAATGATAAttgttttctcattatttgcctactattatcattaatatcatgataacatcattattattattattataattattattattattattattattattattattattattattattattattattattattattattattattattattattattattattattattattattattat
The genomic region above belongs to Vespa crabro chromosome 2, iyVesCrab1.2, whole genome shotgun sequence and contains:
- the LOC124421810 gene encoding DCN1-like protein 3, which translates into the protein MGNCFSCFKVPLPPVATEQSIVLEHKDETMELRGLFPNSCQQTGPLVPAETHVNGNKKSLNTVPMLNNVGSDNCGSMPSIQNNLRLSRGFYARLPPLGRSGTSSGLNLTTEFKQQREPSESKLNGLFDQYKDLHEDVILADGIERLCNDLQLFPDEFKVLVLAWKLNAEQMCQFTRQEFITGLKAMRVDSIRGIQARLPEIVQELTVNSDLFKDLYRFTFRFGLDVTSGQRILPADMAIVLWRLVFTIREPPLLTRWLKFLECHHVRGIPRDTWNMFLNFAESIGDDLGAYDDAEAWPSLFDDFVEYENDQMNQNITKDDIMKDASIDKA
- the LOC124432888 gene encoding histone H3.3A, which produces MARTKQTARKSTGGKAPRKQLATKAARKSAPSTGGVKKPHRYRPGTVALREIRRYQKSTELLIRKLPFQRLVREIAQDFKTDLRFQSAAIGALQEASEAYLVGLFEDTNLCAIHAKRVTIMPKDIQLARRIRGERA
- the LOC124432887 gene encoding histone H3.3A, whose translation is MARTKQTARKSTGGKAPRKQLATKAARKSAPSTGGVKKPHRYRPGTVALREIRRYQKSTELLIRKLPFQRLVREIAQDFKTDLRFQSAAIGALQEASEAYLVGLFEDTNLCAIHAKRVTIMPKDIQLARRIRGERA